From the genome of Triticum aestivum cultivar Chinese Spring chromosome 3B, IWGSC CS RefSeq v2.1, whole genome shotgun sequence, one region includes:
- the LOC123067833 gene encoding histone-lysine N-methyltransferase family member SUVH2-like: protein MPPAPVHLPNSDPEATPDPVAAPPAPAAVPLTPELFAALSRVAARSDPDAGAPRILLTPELLAILRGELEPSPDDHSDLALHLRLSQQQLDSMSASLPSATPPQRPQSPLPPPPSHVPPPPPPPPSAHANPAMEMALHYRPLVRRARLTFEALWGRYRRNAEHNPVPGSRNRADLRALGAMIKGGLCLNRDKRIVGPVPGVFVGDAFNYRAELLVVGLHNQTQADIGYVPASKLDGGHSVATSIVSSGRYLDDHDNGDVLIYTGSGGSPPNAGNLALTSSCKYGIEVRVIRCHDCHASPSGKLYVYDGLYKVHSTTEVCKFKLVRVPGQEALGSNTWRSARDLINQFDAKIQPPDYITLDMSKGKEAVPVPVRNTVDHDVFPLKFEYLARPEFPAPPAMPGHKCCINAKTACSETSGCVCVKRSGGGGPAYNADGMLLRGRPVVYECGASCRCPASCPNRVTQRGMRHRLEVFRSTETDWGVRTLDLIQPGAFLCEFAGDVLLADHPRIANANANANTGASTEEWACFIDPRKFPTRWMEWGYAPAAVLPDDGEEPPRFVQCPAPGYVLDISKRKNIAAYISHSSLVPNAFVQLVVRGNEDESCPHLMVFAMEIIPPMSELSIDYGLGQ, encoded by the coding sequence ATGCCGCCCGCTCCCGTGCACCTCCCCAACTCAGATCCAGAGGCTACGCCAGATCCCGTCGCTGCGCCGCCGGCCCCGGCGGCGGTCCCGCTCACCCCCGAGCTCTTCGCCGCGCTCAGCCGGGTGGCCGCCAGGTCCGACCCCGACGCCGGCGCGCCGAGGATCCTTCTCACGCCCGAGCTCCTCGCCATCCTGCGCGGCGAGCTCGAGCCCTCCCCCGACGACCACTCCGACTTGGCCCTCCATCTCCGCCTTTCCCAGCAGCAGCTCGACTCCATGTCCGCGAGCCTCCCCTCCGCCACGCCCCCGCAACGCCCACAGTCTCCCCTGCCCCCGCCGCCCTCTCACGTgccaccgccgccccctcctccgcccAGCGCGCATGCCAACCCGGCGATGGAGATGGCGCTCCACTATCGCCCGCTGGTGCGCCGCGCGCGACTCACCTTCGAGGCGCTCTGGGGCCGCTACCGCCGCAACGCCGAGCACAACCCCGTCCCCGGCAGCCGCAACCGGGCCGACTTGCGGGCCCTCGGCGCCATGATCAAAGGGGGGCTCTGCCTCAACCGCGATAAGCGCATCGTAGGGCCCGTGCCGGGCGTCTTCGTCGGCGACGCCTTTAACTACCGCGCCGAGCTCCTCGTCGTCGGCCTGCACAACCAAACGCAGGCCGACATCGGCTACGTGCCCGCCAGCAAGCTCGACGGGGGCCACTCCGTCGCCACCAGCATCGTCTCCTCGGGCAGGTACCTCGACGACCACGACAACGGGGATGTCTTGATCTACACGGGAAGCGGCGGCAGCCCGCCGAACGCCGGCAACCTCGCCCTCACATCCAGCTGCAAGTACGGCATCGAGGTGCGCGTCATCCGCTGCCACGACTGCCACGCCAGCCCCAGCGGCAAGCTCTACGTCTACGACGGCCTCTACAAGGTCCATTCCACCACCGAGGTCTGCAAGTTCAAGCTCGTGCGTGTGCCCGGCCAGGAAGCGCTCGGCAGCAACACCTGGCGCTCCGCCAGAGACCTCATCAACCAGTTCGACGCCAAGATCCAGCCTCCCGACTACATCACGCTGGACATGTCCAAGGGCAAGGAAGCGGTTCCCGTCCCCGTCCGCAACACGGTGGACCATGACGTCTTTCCCCTCAAGTTCGAGTACCTCGCACGCCCCGAGTTCCCGGCGCCGCCGGCGATGCCCGGCCACAAGTGCTGCATCAACGCCAAGACTGCGTGCAGCGAGACGTCCGGTTGCGTCTGCGTGAAgaggagcggcggaggcggcccagCGTACAATGCTGACGGCATGCTCTTGAGGGGGCGGCCGGTGGTGTACGAGTGCGGCGCGTCGTGCAGGTGCCCGGCGAGCTGCCCCAACCGGGTGACTCAGCGGGGGATGAGGCACCGGCTGGAGGTGTTCCGGTCGACTGAGACGGATTGGGGCGTGAGGACGCTGGACCTGATCCAGCCGGGCGCATTCCTCTGCGAGTTCGCTGGGGACGTGCTCCTCGCGGATCACCCCCGCATTGCCAACGCGAACGCCAATGCCAATACCGGCGCGTCAACGGAGGAGTGGGCCTGCTTCATCGACCCGAGGAAGTTTCCGACGAGGTGGATGGAGTGGGGGTACGCCCCCGCGGCCGTGCTTCCGGACGACGGCGAGGAACCGCCCCGTTTCGTGCAGTGCCCGGCGCCGGGGTACGTGCTCGATATATCCAAGAGGAAGAACATCGCGGCCTACATCAGCCACAGCAGCTTAGTGCCGAACGCCTTCGTCCAGCTCGTGGTCCGTGGCAACGAGGACGAGTCGTGCCCCCACCTGATGGTCTTCGCCATGGAGATCATCCCGCCGATGAGCGAGCTGAGCATCGACTACGGCCTTGGTCAGTGA